The Salvelinus alpinus chromosome 22, SLU_Salpinus.1, whole genome shotgun sequence DNA window ACAGTAGCAGAGACAGCTGTGATCACATGACAGTAGCAGAGACACGGGCTTCCAAAGTAGAACACCTCCCCATCACTGTCAGCATTCTTTAAAAGACCACAGGCTTTAAGAACCATTGTGGTCTGACCTATGACGTGCATCCCCCCCCTTTGTTCTTCTCTTCCACTCATTTGTTGTCTCTTGTTTCATTGATTCTCATTTCGTTcacatcctcccatctctctcacacCGTCTCACCCATCGCCATCTGAAGCAAAGTGGAAATGTATTGGCTTCTCTATTGGATTCTCAATATAACCTTAGTATTTCAGCTGAATCATAACATGGACATATCTtcttaatacactgctcaaaaaaataaagggaacacttaaacaacacaatgtaactccaagtcaatcacacttctgtgaaatcaaactgtccacttaggaagcaacactgattgacaatacattgctaatgctgttgtgcaaatggaatagacaaaaggtggaaattataggctattagcaagacacccccaataaaggagtgcttctgcaggtggtgaccacagaccacttctcagttcctatgcttcctggctgatgttttggtcacttttgaatgctggcggtgctttcactctagtggtagcatgagacggagtctacaacccacacaagtggctcaggtaatgcagctcatccaggatggcacatcaatgcgagctgtggcaagaaggtttgctgtgtctgtcagcgtagtgtccagagcatggaggcgctaccaggagacaggccagtacatcaggagacgtggaggaggccgtaggagggctacaacccagcagcaggaccgctacctccacctttgtgcaaggaggagcactgccagagccgccctgcaaaatgacctccagcaggccacaaatgtgcatgtgtcagcatatggtctcacaaggggtctgaggatctcatctcggtacctaatggcagtcaggctacctctggcgagcacatggagggctgtgcggccccacaaagaaatgctaccccacaccatgactgacccaccgccaaaccggtcatgctggaggatgttgcaggcagcagaacgttctccacggcgtctccagactctgtcacgtctgtcacatgtgctcatgtgctcagtgtgaacctgctttcatctgtgaagagcacagggctccagtggcgaatttgccaatcttggtgttctctggcaaatgccaaacgtcctgcacggtgttgagctgtaagcacaacccccacctgtggacgtcgggccctcataccaccctcatggagtctgtttctgaccgtttgagcagacacatgcacatttgtggcctgctggaggtcattttgcagggctctggcagtgctccaccttgcacaaaggcggaggtagcggtcctgctgctgggttgttgccctcttacggcctcctccacgtctcctgatgtactggcctgtctcctggtagcgcctccatgctctggacactacgctgacagacacagcaaaccttcttgccacagctcgcattgatgtgccatcctggatgaactgcactacctgagccacttgtgtgggttgtagactccgtctcatgctaccactagagtgaaagcaccaccagcattcaaaagtgaccaatacatcagccaggaagcataggaactgagaagtggtctgtggtcaccacctgcagaaccattcctttactgggggtgtcttgctaattgcctataatttccaccttttgtctattccatttgcacaacagcatgtgaaatttattgtcaatcagtgttgcttccgaagtggacagtttgatttcacagaagtgtgattgacttgtagttacattgtgttgtttaagtgttccctttatttttttgagcagtgtataacagAATATAACAATTATAATAGACTGAATTTAACTGTAGAAAAACACATCGTGTGGCCATAGGGCCCTAACACCTTATGCAAACAGAGTGATGGAGTGACCTATACGGTCCGTTCCAAAATTTGTGCAGCAAAaaagtacactaccggtcaaaagttttagaacacctactcattcaaaggtttttctttattttgactattttctacattgtataataataatgtagacatcaaaactatgaaataacacatatggaatcatgtagtaaacaaatccaactatattttatatttgagattctttaaatagccaccctttgccttgatgacagctttgcacactcttggcattctctcaaccagcttcatgaggtagtcacctggaatgcatttcaattaacaggtgtgccttgttaaaagttcatttgtggaatttattccttcttaatgcgtttgagccaatcagttgtgttgtgacaaggtaggcggggtatacagaagatagccctatttggtaaaagaccaagtccatattatggcaagaacagctcaaataagcaatgagaaacgacagttcatcattactttaagacatgaaggtcagtcaatgcgaaaAACTTCAAGAACTTCAagagcagtcgcaaaaaccatcaagcactatgacgaAACcggaaagaaaccactactaaagaacaccaataagaagaagagacttgcttgggccaagaaacacgagcaacggtagaaatttgtcctttggtctggagtcaaaATTGGagacttttggttccaaccactgtgtctttgtgagacgtggtgtgggtgaaacgatgatctcagcatgtgtatttcccaccgtaaagcatggaggagaaggtgtgattgTGTGTGGATGCTTTGCTggcgacactgtctgtgatttatttagaattcaaggcacacttaaccagcatggttaccacagcattctgcagcgatacgccatcccatctggtttgggcttagtgggattatcatttgtttttcaacaggacaatgacccaacacaccacaaggctgtgtaagagctatttgaccaagaaggagagtgatggagtgctgcatcagatgacctgtcctccacaatcccccgacctcaaccaaatttagatgatttgggatgagatagacagcagagtgaaggataagcagccaacgagtgctcagcatatgtgggaactccttcaagactgttggaaaagcattccaggtgaagctggttgagaatgccaagcatttacaaagctgtcatcaaggcaaagggtggctatttgaagaatctcaaattaaaaatatttgtttaacactttttggttactacatgatccccatgtgtgttatttcatagttttgatgtcgtcactattatcctacaatgtagaaaacagtaaaaaaaataaagaaaaactcttgaatgagtaggtgtgtccaaacttttgaccggtagtgtatgtagaACTACATAGAAAACTATGGTCGGTCGCTGCGTTTGCGTAAAGCGCGTAGTGGCCTTAAGCTACCATCTGAAGACAGCACAGCTGTGACCGTTAGATATTTCACACGGGTCAGCTCTTCACAACTTCAGCTGTTAGATATTGTTTCTAAACTATAGATGCATAGAGAGAGAGTAACCTGAAAACTAGAAGGAACTATACTTATGGTGAAATATTTTGACAGGGAGTGTGAGATGAGCTTTGTGAGAATCTATGTGTCAGCATATGGATGCACTTTTGggtgagagcgtgtgtgtgtggttgcgtgtgtggttgcgtgtgtgtggttgcgtgtgtgtgtgtgcgtgtgtgtgtgtgttatagcccTGGTGTCCTCTGTCTGTTCTTCCTTCAGTCTGACAGGATGGTGTTACGTTCACCGATCCAGAAATGGACCACACTCATCAGAAGTGCAGTTTTGGACGAATCAGCAGGCAGCAACCATTGTGTTCCTCATTTTCAGCCTTACCACtataggaagagacagagagagagagagacagagaaagacagagagagtgacagagatacCTATTTTAGCTCAAGTGTGCTCTCTCAAGCCCATCCCTTGGCACAACAGTTTATAGAGTTTGAATGCCCGAGTATCTCCACTGTGTCCTTAATCTGCTGTTGAAGGCAACTGAATTATTTCTGCCGAATATGCTTGTATTTAGTCTGTAGAAGTGCATTACTGTTTAGTTATCTCAGAAGAATGACAGAATTCAGTAGCACCATCCAACACAGTCTTCTTACAGTAGACCTGGACACAAAGCATGTTAGTTGATCATGAAAAACAATGAAAGACATCACTTTCTATGTACATTTAACAAAAAGAGGGAGGTTCTGTCAACTCTACCTGCATGACTTTAGGAGTTTACTATGTCACATTTCAGTTGTATAAACCTAACCTGTCAGCAAGCATAGAAATATTTACAGTCAATACTGCTATAGGCGTAATACCCATGAAACCTCATTTCATATAAATCAGTTTGAGGATGGTAATTTATTTATTaactatatttaactaggcaagtcagttaagaacaaattcttatttacaatgatggcctactccgccaaacacggacgacgctgggccaaccaATTgttcgccctatgggactcccaatcacggccggatgtgatactgcctggattcgaaccaggtactatagtgacgcctcttgaactgagatgcagtgctttagaccgagGCGCCACTCGGGGTAATGGAGATCAAACATAAATCAAATAAAAGAATACTGTGTGGTAGAAATGATTGTTTTCCCATTGTGAAATAGGCTTTACGGCTATTTTCATGCAGATGATTGTGTCAAGTTACCTACCCTCTGATGTCATCGATGTGCGACTTTACAAGTAGTTTTCGAACAGGGGAAGCTAACGTTCGTGAGAAAGGTAAAGTGTGAAACGTCACATATGCTGAACGTTTATTTAATTTAGTGGTGCTGTGTTATGTCATATGCGTTATTAGCAAATATTTCGCCAATGACATCGAGCTAAAGTGTTTCGATAGTTGTGTTAACATGCTACCTTAACTAGCATAGCTTCAGCGTTCTGGTAAACACATGGTTAGTCCTTTGCTAGATTTGACTTCTGTCCTATTACATAAATAAAGACATCCAAATAATATCATGACTATTTATAGGCCTACCAGTTACTGTAGCTACTGTTTAACACCAGATGTGGTTTTAACAAAGATTTGTGTTATCCATTACTGGGAGTTAAGGTTAATTAGGTCGCCTGGAGACCCGACGTTGAATTCTGTCAGGTATAAATTAGCATTTGAATCAGGAAAGTTAACTCTTACGACCTCTTCAAGCCATCACGTTGAATAAAATGATATTTTAACGTACTTAACCGGTTGGCTGTGCTGGTTGGTCCTCTTGAGGTAGGAATGTGAGacaatatatccacaggaaagtataattGCATTAAAGGTTTCAAAGCGTTGGTAACAGTAGTGCGTTCAGATATAAAATCACCTGAAGGATAAGCACGAGACGCATGCATACTTGCCGAGCTCGTGCACGTGTTTACATGGGTCTGCGCATGTCTCAGGTGATGTGTCTGGTTTCAATTTACCCTACTCTCCCCAAACTCCCAAGTCAGAGATACCAACAATCTTTGGTTAAATTACATTGTCTGGTGTAATAATCTGTAGCTACCAGTTACTTTTACTGTATCAAAACGTTctgcagtgttttttttttttttttacagctagATATGTACAGGGTCATGTCACTGTTAGCAAAAGATACCACCTTATGTAGTATTTATTTATATGTAGTATATATATTCTGCTTCACCCCAGGTATGCCAATGTGATCATGGCCAGCAGGCAGTGGTGTGAGGGTCACTCCACCCCAGTGCTGTGTGTGGGGGCCTCTGGGGGTCCGGAGGGTCTCCTAGCCTCTGGCTCAGAGGAGGGTGAGGTAACAGTGTGGAACCAGGAGGGAAAGGTGTTAGCTAGTCTCCGTCTGCCCAGCGGGGATGATGTGACCAGCGCTGTGTTCTCACCGGCGGCTCCAGGCCTGTTGTATGTGTCCCACGGGGAGATGGTGAGCGTACTGGACCCTAGGAGCCTGAAGGGGGCGGTAGAGGAGCTGCAGGGTGCGGGAGAGGAGGAGATCAACTCTCTGGCTCTGAATGAGACAGGCTCAGCTCTGGCCGTGGCTGATGACTCAGGGGTGGTGAGGGTGCTAGAGCTGCCGGGGGGCAAAGTAAACAGGACGCTCCGCAGACACACCAACATCGTCTCATCTGTGGCTTTCCGCCCTCTCAGGCCCAACAACTTGGTCTCAGCCGGGCTCGACATGCAGGTGAGACGACTGGAGACGGAGAAAGAAAGGGCATGCTTGAGAGTACCCTGTTTGACTAAGTAAGCATGTCTTGACCCCTTCTGTCCTCAATCTCCTGCAGGTGATGTTGTGGAGCCTACAGAAGACCCGCCCCGTCTGGACCCTCAACCTGCAGGAAGTggctgaggaagaggagggccATCAGCAGAAGGCCGGTCAGCTCTTCAACCCACCTCTGGCCCACTGCGTCTCTGTAGCAACCTGCGGGAATGTTTTGGCCTGCGCCGCCGAGGACGGACGTGTGCACCTGATGCGGGTCGGCAGTGGCTCCAAACTGGACCAGCAGGGGGCCATCAAGGCCCACAGCCAGGGAGCCTCACAGGCCCACTTCCTTAGCTTCTTACCCCacccatactggctggcaactgGGGGCAACGACGGCATGGTGGCCCTCTGGGACCTAAGTCAGAACCCGGTAGTTACTGTTGAGGATCAGGGCAAGCCACAAGCAGCACCAGCCCACCGCAGGAGATCCAAGGCCAGGGCTAAAGCCAAACTCCAGGCCAAGTCCCAGCAGGCAAAAGAGGAGActaagaaggagagggaggaggaagaggtggaggagggcagCAGAGTGGATCAGTCACCAGGCACGGAGGAGGCCCTGAAGTCAGGACCTAAACTCAGCTTCAGCCATGGGGACAAGGTGAACTGGGTGTGTCCCACTCTGCTGAGAGGAGAGCCCAGCCTTGTGGTGgctgaccagagccctaacctgtctgtctactcTCTGGCTGGTCTATAGACGTAACCTGTCTGTCTACTCTCTGGCTGGTCTATAGAcctaacctgtctgtctactcTTTGGCTGGTCTATAGAcctaacctgtctgtctactcTCTGGCTGGTCTATAGACctaacctgtctgtctatctgtctggctGGTCTATAGAactaacctgtctgtctactcTTTGGCTGTAGCAATATACAGACT harbors:
- the wdr53 gene encoding WD repeat-containing protein 53; translated protein: MASRQWCEGHSTPVLCVGASGGPEGLLASGSEEGEVTVWNQEGKVLASLRLPSGDDVTSAVFSPAAPGLLYVSHGEMVSVLDPRSLKGAVEELQGAGEEEINSLALNETGSALAVADDSGVVRVLELPGGKVNRTLRRHTNIVSSVAFRPLRPNNLVSAGLDMQVMLWSLQKTRPVWTLNLQEVAEEEEGHQQKAGQLFNPPLAHCVSVATCGNVLACAAEDGRVHLMRVGSGSKLDQQGAIKAHSQGASQAHFLSFLPHPYWLATGGNDGMVALWDLSQNPVVTVEDQGKPQAAPAHRRRSKARAKAKLQAKSQQAKEETKKEREEEEVEEGSRVDQSPGTEEALKSGPKLSFSHGDKVNWVCPTLLRGEPSLVVADQSPNLSVYSLAGL